The Lewinellaceae bacterium genome has a segment encoding these proteins:
- a CDS encoding DUF302 domain-containing protein, translated as MAYYFSKILTSNHFDDAIEQVTAELKKEGFGVLNEIDLQATLKKKIDVDIKKYKILGACNPQYAYKAIQGEDKIGVFLPCNVIVQENKNGAIEVSAVDPIASMISVENENLGDIAYEIQQKLKRVIDHLS; from the coding sequence ATGGCTTATTATTTCAGCAAAATTCTTACCAGCAATCATTTCGATGACGCTATCGAACAAGTAACCGCGGAATTAAAAAAAGAAGGTTTTGGCGTCCTGAACGAAATCGATCTCCAGGCCACTTTGAAAAAGAAAATTGACGTCGATATCAAAAAATATAAAATTCTGGGAGCCTGCAATCCTCAATACGCCTATAAAGCCATACAAGGTGAGGATAAGATCGGCGTATTTCTCCCCTGCAATGTGATTGTGCAGGAAAATAAAAACGGCGCTATCGAAGTTTCCGCAGTGGATCCTATCGCATCGATGATATCCGTTGAAAATGAAAATTTGGGGGACATAGCTTATGAAATTCAGCAAAAGTTAAAGCGGGTGATCGACCATTTGTCGTAA
- the rsmI gene encoding 16S rRNA (cytidine(1402)-2'-O)-methyltransferase, whose protein sequence is MLHVIPTPIGNLEDITLRAIRLLKEADFILAEDTRTSKKLLSHYNIDTPLRSYHAHNEHKVTLGLVEQLKSEAANVALISDAGTPGISDPGFLLIRACVNEGIKVECLPGPTAFVPALVASGLPCDRFHYEGFLPHKKGRQTRLIHLASLENTFVLYESPNRLVKCLSQLAEFCGADRRAAVCREISKLFEDVKTTTLEELIAHYGDQAKVKGEIVIVVEGKK, encoded by the coding sequence CCATCGGAAACCTCGAAGACATTACCCTCAGAGCTATAAGGCTGCTGAAAGAAGCAGACTTCATTCTCGCAGAAGATACAAGAACTTCGAAAAAACTATTGTCCCACTACAATATAGACACTCCCCTTCGTTCCTATCATGCCCACAATGAACACAAGGTTACCCTGGGGCTCGTCGAGCAGCTGAAGTCTGAAGCCGCCAACGTTGCCTTGATTTCGGATGCCGGTACTCCCGGTATTTCCGATCCTGGTTTTTTGTTGATTCGCGCCTGTGTCAATGAAGGCATCAAAGTAGAGTGTCTGCCTGGTCCAACAGCCTTTGTTCCCGCACTCGTCGCCTCCGGACTTCCTTGTGATCGTTTTCACTACGAAGGTTTTTTACCCCATAAAAAAGGAAGACAAACGAGATTGATCCACCTGGCATCTTTGGAAAATACTTTTGTACTATATGAATCTCCCAACCGGCTCGTGAAATGCCTGTCCCAACTCGCTGAATTTTGTGGGGCAGACAGGCGAGCTGCTGTTTGCAGGGAGATCAGCAAGTTATTCGAAGATGTGAAAACCACTACTTTGGAAGAACTCATAGCCCATTACGGCGACCAGGCTAAAGTAAAAGGAGAAATCGTGATTGTGGTAGAGGGAAAGAAATAG
- a CDS encoding VWA domain-containing protein: protein MKNTLLTLSFLLLYCFAFAQLDSPKPIIFITDASGSMWQKIGDDFKITVAREVLGDLTANMPENQPLGLVAYGHREKGDCNDIEELLPMTNLDKAAFQKAMKGLNPLGKTPLAQSARFVIEKLKISGQSATIILITDGIETCEGVLCDVVKEAKAAGIDFVMHVVGFDLGDADRAPLECAAREGGGLYIDASDKDQLSQAVKQTTEVTVDVPKGRLSVLVRRNGELIDGAIRVLKPGTDIDITGIRSYKGPETNPALINVPAGKYDVEVSVVGQRGIPVMRKESILVVDSKVSEQVFDFSTGFLSLTVTNQGTLHDAAVKIRLYGESETVVSNRTYESAATNPMNKELAPGVYDVIINSVTIKGITSKAIIGRVHIKANETTSLVHEFQSAELSVGASFKGALCDAAVDIYSLDTRHSVDARRTYASASSNPKKFILSPGTYEVTVKGIKVEGDPEEVFKITIKNGEKVERWVKW, encoded by the coding sequence ATGAAAAACACCCTTTTAACCTTAAGCTTTCTTTTGCTGTACTGTTTCGCTTTTGCCCAGTTGGATTCTCCCAAACCCATTATCTTTATCACCGATGCCAGCGGTTCCATGTGGCAAAAAATCGGAGATGATTTTAAAATTACCGTGGCTCGCGAAGTCCTTGGGGATCTTACTGCCAACATGCCGGAAAACCAGCCCCTGGGACTGGTGGCCTACGGGCATCGTGAAAAGGGCGATTGCAACGATATTGAAGAATTGCTGCCCATGACCAACCTCGACAAAGCGGCATTCCAAAAGGCGATGAAGGGCCTCAATCCTTTGGGGAAAACTCCCCTGGCCCAATCAGCCCGGTTTGTCATCGAAAAATTAAAAATCAGCGGACAGTCGGCCACCATCATTCTCATTACTGACGGGATAGAAACCTGCGAAGGCGTTCTTTGTGATGTGGTAAAAGAAGCCAAAGCGGCCGGTATAGATTTTGTGATGCATGTGGTAGGATTTGACCTGGGCGATGCAGACAGGGCGCCATTGGAATGTGCTGCCCGGGAAGGTGGTGGACTGTATATCGACGCTTCCGATAAGGATCAACTATCGCAGGCCGTGAAGCAAACAACTGAAGTGACAGTGGATGTGCCCAAAGGAAGATTGTCCGTGCTGGTGAGACGTAATGGAGAACTTATTGACGGAGCCATTCGTGTCCTAAAACCAGGAACCGATATCGACATTACGGGTATCAGAAGTTATAAGGGACCGGAAACAAATCCTGCGCTGATCAATGTTCCGGCAGGAAAATACGATGTAGAAGTAAGTGTGGTGGGCCAACGCGGAATTCCTGTGATGAGAAAGGAAAGCATCCTTGTCGTTGACTCTAAGGTTTCTGAACAGGTTTTTGATTTCTCCACCGGATTTTTGTCGTTAACGGTAACCAATCAGGGAACCCTTCACGATGCTGCTGTGAAAATACGTTTGTATGGAGAAAGTGAAACGGTAGTTTCTAACCGCACCTACGAAAGCGCAGCAACCAACCCGATGAATAAAGAACTGGCGCCGGGCGTTTATGACGTCATTATCAATTCGGTAACCATTAAAGGAATCACCTCAAAAGCGATCATTGGCAGGGTACATATCAAGGCCAATGAAACGACTTCCCTTGTCCATGAATTTCAAAGCGCCGAATTATCGGTTGGAGCCTCTTTTAAAGGAGCCCTTTGTGATGCGGCTGTTGATATTTATTCTCTGGATACACGGCATTCGGTTGATGCGAGGAGAACTTATGCCAGTGCCTCCTCCAATCCCAAAAAATTTATTCTGAGTCCCGGAACTTACGAGGTAACCGTTAAAGGAATAAAAGTGGAAGGTGATCCGGAAGAGGTGTTTAAAATTACCATTAAGAATGGTGAAAAAGTGGAGCGATGGGTGAAGTGGTAG
- the ligA gene encoding NAD-dependent DNA ligase LigA, with the protein MYKKETQKALYELSKAYLDEKSAERQKPLQDQLPDLRELITYHEWRYYILNDPVVSDFEYDTIFKQLEAIEEAHPDWITPDSPTQRVSADLTSDFPSVEHLTPMLSLGNSYNAEDLIDFDQQIKRLLNMSEEEDIEYAVEPKFDGGSIALVYENDVLVRAATRGNGAVGDDITNNGKAIFSIPLRADFSSVGISRVEVRGEVLIRKDRFEAMNKERSETDQMIFANARNAATGGLRMKDPREVAKRNLEAFIYTLGYAVDSAGVDRMEHFATHNESLSFLSSIGFKVPQAERKVCKNIREAVDFCLHWQEKRDTYEYEIDGMVVKVNSRELQERAGYTSHHPRWAIAFKFQAKQATTKLESVEYQVGKIGSITPVAKVTPVPLAGVTISSISLHNADFIAEKDLHLNDTVLIERAGDVIPYIVKAMPELRDGSEEPIVFPKVCPVNTTDTPIELVRMEGEAAWRCPNCVCGAQDLQRIIFHVSKPAMNIDGMGKSIVERFYELGWIRDIADVYQLDYEKIGQLEGFGEKSAENLREAIEKAKKSPIHRLLHSLTIHHMGQKVSKLLAQEINYVLDLQHWTEEDYTNIKDVGPKVAENVRRFFADEHNIAVLKKMEALGVNMYQTDEDRPREISGDAPLAGKTILFTGTLEQMSRKEAQMKAEAAGARNISAVSSKLSILVAGEKAGSKLKKAQALGTVQILTEQEFLDLVG; encoded by the coding sequence ATGTACAAAAAAGAAACACAAAAGGCGCTCTACGAATTGTCAAAGGCCTACCTGGATGAAAAAAGTGCCGAGCGGCAAAAGCCTTTACAGGATCAGTTGCCGGATCTTCGTGAGTTGATCACTTACCACGAATGGCGTTATTATATCCTCAATGATCCTGTCGTTAGTGATTTTGAATACGATACGATTTTCAAACAGCTGGAGGCCATAGAGGAAGCACATCCCGATTGGATTACGCCCGATTCTCCGACCCAGCGGGTGTCAGCTGACCTGACGTCGGATTTTCCTTCCGTGGAACACCTCACGCCCATGTTGTCCCTGGGCAATTCCTATAATGCCGAGGATCTTATCGATTTCGATCAGCAGATCAAACGACTGCTCAATATGTCTGAGGAGGAGGATATTGAATACGCTGTAGAACCCAAATTTGATGGAGGATCTATTGCCCTGGTGTATGAAAATGATGTATTGGTCAGGGCGGCTACCCGCGGAAACGGCGCCGTAGGAGATGACATTACCAACAATGGGAAAGCGATCTTCTCCATTCCACTCCGGGCTGATTTTTCCAGCGTTGGAATCTCCAGGGTGGAGGTGCGTGGCGAGGTCCTTATCCGTAAGGATCGTTTTGAAGCCATGAACAAAGAACGGAGCGAAACTGACCAGATGATCTTTGCGAATGCGCGTAATGCAGCCACGGGAGGATTGCGGATGAAAGACCCCCGGGAGGTGGCGAAGCGAAATCTGGAAGCATTTATTTACACCCTAGGTTATGCGGTGGATAGTGCGGGCGTGGATCGGATGGAACATTTTGCGACCCATAATGAAAGTTTATCTTTCCTCTCTTCTATTGGTTTTAAAGTCCCGCAGGCCGAAAGGAAAGTATGTAAGAATATCCGTGAAGCTGTTGATTTTTGCCTGCACTGGCAGGAAAAACGCGATACCTACGAATACGAAATCGACGGCATGGTGGTAAAAGTAAATAGCAGGGAATTGCAGGAACGTGCCGGTTATACAAGTCACCATCCCCGGTGGGCTATTGCGTTCAAATTCCAGGCTAAACAGGCCACCACTAAACTGGAAAGTGTGGAATACCAGGTAGGTAAGATTGGTTCCATCACCCCCGTGGCCAAGGTGACCCCCGTTCCGCTGGCCGGCGTAACGATATCATCCATCTCCCTGCACAATGCCGATTTTATTGCCGAAAAAGACCTTCACCTCAACGATACTGTTCTCATCGAAAGGGCGGGAGATGTGATCCCATACATTGTCAAAGCCATGCCCGAATTGAGGGATGGCAGTGAAGAACCCATAGTGTTTCCAAAAGTTTGCCCCGTCAACACGACGGATACCCCGATCGAGCTGGTGCGAATGGAAGGCGAAGCCGCCTGGCGTTGTCCGAATTGTGTCTGTGGAGCCCAGGATTTGCAGCGGATCATCTTTCATGTCTCCAAACCGGCCATGAATATTGACGGCATGGGCAAATCCATTGTTGAGCGTTTTTATGAACTCGGATGGATACGGGATATTGCCGATGTGTACCAGCTGGACTATGAAAAAATTGGCCAGCTCGAAGGTTTCGGAGAAAAATCAGCCGAGAATCTGCGTGAGGCTATTGAAAAGGCCAAAAAAAGCCCGATCCACCGACTCCTGCACAGTCTGACCATTCACCACATGGGACAAAAAGTATCCAAACTACTGGCCCAGGAAATCAATTATGTATTGGATTTGCAACACTGGACTGAGGAGGATTATACCAATATCAAAGACGTAGGTCCCAAGGTAGCCGAAAATGTACGCCGTTTTTTTGCAGATGAGCATAACATTGCCGTGTTGAAAAAAATGGAGGCTTTGGGCGTGAATATGTACCAGACCGATGAAGATAGACCCCGTGAAATTTCCGGTGATGCGCCTCTCGCCGGCAAGACCATCCTTTTTACGGGCACACTGGAGCAAATGAGCCGAAAGGAAGCACAGATGAAAGCCGAAGCGGCCGGCGCTCGTAACATTAGTGCAGTAAGTTCAAAACTATCCATCCTCGTGGCGGGTGAAAAAGCAGGTTCCAAACTCAAGAAAGCCCAGGCGCTTGGTACGGTGCAGATCCTTACGGAACAGGAGTTTCTGGATTTGGTTGGTTAA
- a CDS encoding metallophosphoesterase has product MKIQYCSDLHLEFPQNWNWLKRNPLIPKGDILIIAGDTFHLGRHFKDHPFFEQVSKDFDQVFLIPGNHEFYGGFDAEICLETDYEYQVKSNVFLVNNTTRILHDTKLIFTTLWSKIEKEVHAILAGMNDFKLIQFKNRRLTIESYNELFQTSWQWLQKEISTSDGLKTIVATHHLPSLQCNVPEFMGSLLNEGFCVDLTDEIAKSQVDYWIYGHSHRNKPPFKIDGTEMLSNQLGYVFVREGIDFDRERMVGV; this is encoded by the coding sequence ATGAAAATACAGTATTGTTCTGATCTGCATCTTGAATTTCCCCAAAACTGGAATTGGTTAAAAAGAAATCCGCTGATTCCGAAAGGAGATATTTTGATCATCGCCGGAGACACCTTTCATCTGGGGCGACATTTTAAGGACCATCCTTTTTTTGAGCAGGTTTCAAAAGACTTTGACCAGGTTTTCCTGATCCCCGGGAATCATGAATTTTATGGTGGCTTTGATGCTGAAATTTGCTTAGAAACGGACTATGAATATCAAGTCAAATCAAATGTTTTTTTGGTCAACAATACCACCCGAATCCTCCATGACACCAAATTGATCTTCACTACTTTGTGGTCAAAAATTGAGAAAGAAGTCCATGCTATTTTAGCCGGCATGAATGATTTTAAACTAATCCAATTCAAAAACAGACGATTGACCATTGAAAGTTATAATGAGCTTTTCCAAACTTCCTGGCAATGGCTGCAAAAAGAAATTTCCACTTCCGATGGATTAAAAACAATTGTAGCAACCCATCACCTTCCAAGCCTCCAATGTAATGTTCCGGAATTCATGGGAAGTCTGCTCAATGAAGGTTTCTGCGTTGATTTGACAGATGAAATTGCCAAAAGCCAGGTTGATTATTGGATTTATGGTCACAGTCATAGGAATAAACCCCCTTTTAAAATTGATGGCACTGAAATGTTGTCCAATCAATTGGGATATGTATTTGTCCGGGAGGGCATTGATTTTGACAGGGAAAGGATGGTTGGTGTTTAG